A window of Malania oleifera isolate guangnan ecotype guangnan chromosome 2, ASM2987363v1, whole genome shotgun sequence genomic DNA:
TTTCCCAAttactaaagaacccttggtgatctctaaacttGAGCTTCTTACTTTCTATCCttatatttgattgaagtatatttaagtgctctaacttgtataaatttgctctgttttgagagttatcTTGTACCTTTCTTGTTGTACTTTGACGGTTTAAGGTTGATTTGAATCATTGAACCAAGTGTAGGctgatcgcttggagaggtttctcttcttgaaaaagagggatttttgtaaaaggtttgctacATCTAGAAAGGAGCGTTCATAATGGAATCCTTTGgcggtattggccaaaggcgaggatgtacgTTGGGGATAAGCTAAAACCTTTTAAAAACgtggtgttcttctttctttattcttttaaattttagtacTTCTTATATTGTGTGTGTATATGCTAACAGCATGTTGCAGGGCTCAAACACTTAATTAAAAAGAAGACTTTTAATTTAATGAAAGaacgttttaattaaccgtttgcggaaacccacaaagGAGCACAtcggttaatttgtggaaatcttaattaagagagcgcaataaaatcaattcaaaaataGGGCTTGCAATTTACTTATAGGGCTACTTACAAAAGCAAAAGCTAAAATTTCACAAAGGTCTTCAAAGTGTGATTTGTTTGGTACTTGTGGTTGGTTACTCTTAAATTGATTAGTTCTTTAAGTTTTGAGTTAATTTGTGAATTGTTTGAGTTTTAATTGTGAATTGATTGGTTTACTTAAGTTTTTTTGTGTGTATTAAACAAGCAAGtaaaaatttataaaaggaacttaaagattttaataacccaattcaccccccctcttgggatcaatATTCCACTTtcatcacctactatatagaataaaagagccacgtgcataatcattaaatgaaTAATGTTAGGCAAACATTTCttacaaagattctcattaaaatggaataactgaagtttttaataaatactaaaaccgattacataaagcatatCTTTCAATTTAAATCCCTAACaaaaacgagctcttgaagatgaccaggaatcttctactgtatttcTTGAACATGCCTTGCTCCTATAAGACTGGGCATGTAAgcggctgctagggttttcttctctcacgaaaatgTCTACCTCTGTAAGAGTTCGCTTGTCTATCCCTAATTGATGAGTGGAgtgcgtgtatataggctacaatagggacctctgggcaaatatgactagggcttctcacataattaagaattcctaattcaGCCCAAATTAATtcttaattacattaattatgattcataccactaaagaattataattgcactctttgtcatattcgaaattaaatttcgagctcctattagtaaatgcttatttatctccccacataAAGATTACAAATATCCatctattaaattaaagtattaacaatttaattaattgacatattaattccctgagaccttccacttaacttatttgatgtgttggTTTCAAAATCCACCTGTAGGATCTGACACAAttaaaacttataagcttcctcaaggggtatcatcaatcccgatactgGAACATGgaaccatacacataatgtcatcacctaACTCACTAAGTTTATCGACTCATAAAAAATCTCACTCTcttatgaatcaaagtaataaacactacatgcaCGTGTCAAATAATCATAtaaggattaagagcataagcactgaTAATAACAATGAATCATTAagtattttatattattagtacaaaaacaattaccccaagaggATCCTGtttaatacacacaaagtgtactagcacaaggagttggaactgtcattcccaatagtcaagacagacctgtTAAAACCTTGTGATATAGTCCTACCAATGgcgtgtccaatttcatttaagattgtgaacaataaacttatattttataagaatCGATGTTCAAATTTTCTGTGTATAAgttgtactctacacactagatcacctactatatagaataaaaggcacatatgcataatcattaaataaataatgtcaagaAAATATTGCTAAGAAAGATTATCactaaaatggaataactgaagttattaataaatactgaAAACGATtacataaaatatgtttttcagtataaatccctaacaatatCACACTTAGACTCAAAGCCATACTGCCATACATCTCACTCCCATTCCCTTTACATGACTATCAATAGTCCTAATTGGTATGATCTTTATAAAAGGGTTTGCTGGGTTGCTTACCGATGCAATCTTGATCACCATTACATCACCTCTCGGCACAATATCTCATATCAGGTGATACTTGCGCTCGATGTGTTTTGCCCTCTTGTGGGTCCTAggttcctttgagttagcaaTCGCCCCACTATTATCACATTAAAGTGTAATAGGCGATTGTATTGAAGGCATcactcctagatccaatagaaagttcctTTGTAAAACGACCTCCTTGGTTGCCTCAAAGGCTGCCATATATTCAACCTCCATAGTGGAATCAACAACACATGATTTcttgatactcctccaactaatggctccacctcctagggtaaacacatttcccAAGGTTGATTTTCTAGAATCTTTATTTGACTGAAAATATGAGTCTATGTACCCAATGGATAGCAGACTATCTAcctgataaaccaacatataatctCTAGTCCTTTTTAGGtatttgattatatgttttactgcAGTCCAGTGTTCTTGCCTTGGGTTAGACTGATATCTATTGACCATGCCTATCCCAAAACTGATGTCAGGCctagtgcaaagcatagcatacatgaggcttCCTACTACTGATCCATAAGGAGCTaccttcatgttctctacctcaatcaatgttttaggaaattgatcCTTGGATAGAGAGATTTCATGTCTGAAAGGGAGTAACCCATTCTTCAAATCCTGCATGCTAAAATGGGCAAGAATCCTATTGACATAAGTTgcttgtgataagcccaacatcTTTCGCTTGCGATCTTGAAAAGtttgatcccaaggatgtgatCAGCTTCTCCCAAGTTCTTTATGTTGAACTATTCAGATAACCACAACTTCATTgaagataatacccccacatTGTTTCTGATGAATAAGATATCATTTGCatatagcaccaagaataccaccatGTTTCCATCATGATTTTTATATACACATGGCTCATCAGGGCATTGATCAAAATGATAAGATTTAATGGGTTAATCAAAACGGATGTCCCAAGACCTAGATGCATGCTTAAatccataaatggacttcttaagcttgcacaacatgtgttTTTGGCCTACTGTTGCAAAACCATCTtgttgcaccatatagatgcactcatcaagacttccattaaggaaaattgtcttgacatccatttaccaaatttcataatcaaaatgagttgcaatggataagagaatccGGATAGACTTTAGTATGGCTACGGGCGAGTAAGTTTCCTCATAGTCGATTCCATCTTTCAGAGTAAACCCTTTcgcaacaagcctagccttgatGGTTTCCACCCTCTTGTCTgatcctctcttcttcttatagatccacttgcatccAATGGGTTTTATCCCTTTGGGTGGCTCTACAAGATCCCAAACTTGATTAGAGCACATGGACTCAATATAGTTGTTGGGTTCGGTATCCAGTTCATCAAGGATCCTATCATAAGGCTCTCCCAAGAACATATATTGACTAGGTTGGTATACAACCGTCTCACTACAATAAGGCACATTTTGATGTGTTGATCTTGATCCTTGTGCACCATTATTCTGCCCTAATTGCACAACCGGCATATTGATGGCGGCTGCACGTGATGGGTCAAACTCAGCTCAAGTTACAACATTCCTCCTTCTACGATGaggcaatgggatgtcaataactctatcttgtggtggttcttcttgcactattgTTATAGCTGATATATCTCTCCTCAACTCTTTTAGAACAATCCTACTTCTGGGTTTGTGGCtcattacatagtcctcttctaagaatcgagcattgttgctaacaatgaccttctgatccttatgATAATAAAATAAACCATCTTTATTTCCTCTAGGGTAGCCAACATAaacatttatttaacttaataacacCCGAGTTATTAAAATAAACGGAATATCCAGGATCAACTAACTTGGAAATTGAGATAAAAATCCTTCTGAGGGAAGGTATATAAAGggagtctttcaatattaaaatcctataTCTACCAAAAGAAATGTGAATATCTCCTACTACAACTACTAACACTCTCATTCCATCTCCTACAAATACgtaaatctccccatcacttagcTAGCGGGTTTGCAAGAACCCCATTGTTGTTCTGTTTTGCGAGATAAACTGGACATTGTGATTTTGAGTACCCTAGCTACTTGGAGTGAAAACACTTGCCCTTAGCCTTTTTCACTCCATCCTACTGCCCACATACTATTGGAGGAGCTCCCTGTGggttttcaactttttttttttactttttttggcCTTTCGAACTAGAAGAAGAACCTTTCTCAGTCATAAGAGCAATAGTTGGCTTCCTGATAAGGCCCTAAGCtgcttgaagctctttaagtagttctgccaatgagtaagagagcttattcATGCAAAAGTACTTGAAAGAGTCAGGCAGCGACTGGAGAACAATATCAAATTGGGTTTCCACATCGATTTCATCCCCGAGGATCTCTAGCTCATTGAGAAGACCAATCATCTTCAGAACATGATCTCTTATCGGGGTCCCCTATGCAATAGTAGTATTCATAAGTCCCTTCATAGTAGTTACCTTACCAGCAGGATTTTGAtccccaaacatttctttgaggttttGCATTATATCATAGGCTGAAGGCATAAACTGATGCTGATGTTGAAGAACATTCaacatagatgccaaaatgtaacaccacACCATCTCATCAGCCTTAATCCACTTCCGGTAAGCTTGGGTTTCCTCATTGGTTGCCCCTTTCACCAGGTTTCTGTGGAGATACCTCTATGAGCACATACTTGCACTCCTCTACAGTGAGTACAGtatccaagttccttttccagtcaatataattaggtTCAACaagtttgttttctttgagaataacaaCCATGGGATTGAAAGCCATTTTAATCCCGAGAGTcacatattataataaaatatgatgagcaataataaaattttaattaaattaaaagaatatagttccctctaccaatatttcttttaaagaatctgtTAGCAACCTAGCACACCGTGAGTAGTTTACCTCGATCGGAGGTCGTCtactattcaacatttgtgtagacagATGAGaacctattaattttactatctaggcaagtaacTATGACAAGATAAATTAAACTGCTGAATTAGCTTTGATTCTATAAACAATAGTAATGACTTAGATGGTGAGAATACTATTATTTGAtgcaagcatatataaacaagaaatattatataataaatatcCGACTATTATGGTCAAGCCGCTTGCATCATAACACCATGAAACCTTGTTCGCCATTATGCAGTGTCGAGGTTCGACCTTCATGGTTAGGTCACAGAGGTCTaggtaaatttaaattcaacttcaaattcaaattcaaattcaaaataaaaaaggaatgAAAAACCGCATCACTGTTATAAGTTTTTTACTATTTTTCGCCGCTACTATGGACACGCCACAAATGTGCCCCCTTCTCGGATGAAGCTGCATCATATTACAAAATCCTATGGCTATACAACTGTAGTTCACATGCTATAAATAttgtaataaacaatcgcaatcaAAAAAACATACATTCACGTGATGAAGctgcatcagattacaaaatcctatgcctccattAGCGGAGTTCACATGATATGAATCTTTtaataaacaatcgcaatcacaaaacatacattcgtgtGACCATAATTGTCAGGAAAAATGTTGCAAAACAGAGTTTAGTGTATACACACATTCTACATTAAGCATTCATTGATTCGATTTTTGAAGAACATGGTATTATTATCTATATACAATATCAACCGAGGTTTTGATATGAATTGAAGGGAGTTGTGGAATAGCCTTAAGATCCAACTATAGTGCatactgataaaaaaaaattaatctgatAATGTGATCcttaattacgtgattaggattatacctggaGATCTTTCTGGTTTGATCCTAAATCTTCAAGTACTAAAATCAGCTCTTGAAGACGATTAGAAATCTtatactgtattccttgaacacgccttgctcatgagagagtgggctcataagcggttgtgttgactttggtgcaatcccaaaaagggggatgaattggtattttaaaaattaatcccctaggtctaTCAATCGGTAGCAGtgttacacaaacctaaggttaatctagtgtggataaaataaatttatgtatattcaacgaaaattaaactacataagtaatctaattaagcatgcacaataaagctgTATGGATTACAAtaaagctcacttcacgggtggagtggcacctgaatacaaccaagtcaattagcacagggctgacctcaacctttacaaccaatcctttcaggttggattaccgcccccttaggccacgcctagaatacaacaaatattcaaaacaagatGCGTtcaaatattatgcttctcaatcaagtagatttgcaTGAGTAATAATCAAAGAACACCAATAATGTAtgaataataagctcaatggtgtatatgcgCAATCAACACTCAATGTAAAGATTAActcaaatttaagcacaaaagtgtatctacaagctaatctttgaaactatgtttagataaaaatctcaatcacagttttagggtttcaaagatttgtaccaaaagtaatatgaatatctcaaaaaatattttctcaatatcaaagcacaatgagatattcaaatatgagcttgtaaaaCGATTTTTGAACACGTAAAAATATAAGCTgaggtgtcttgcaatatgagtggaaagacccacaagctctaagttttcccactCAAAAGATTTACTAAATTAAATCTTGAGGGAAAACAAAGCTCAACCCTCACTCCAAAAATCAACAATGTAGTGAACAAATAAGGGTTTCTAGCAATAGCACACAATGAATAATACACTCACaaggctagattttttaaaagaATGGTAGCATATGAGTGTATTGGGCTTGTATTAGAAAATAAGGCTTGGGAAATTTAAGAGAATTTTTTGCTTGATCAATGTGCTAATTAGGTGcaaatccaagcaaatgaacccctatatatagagaaggttaaaattattaTCGTTGGGGATACAAAGGGAATTatcaaatttgttttaaaaatgtttaagaaaattaaccctatttaacctaaaataaccacggtaaaaattaggaCAACCAGAGATTTTCAGTGCTTGACctttggttcggttgaccaagcagACACAACAAGAAAAGTGATTTTTCAAGGTTTGAGTGCCTGAATAAAGGTTCGGTTTActgagccaaggcgattttccaaaagatcaCGGTTTGGTCACTCGGTATCAAATTCAGTTTGCCGAACTCGAACATTTGGTAGCCCGAGGAAGTTTTGAACGTGAGAGTTCAGGCTgctgagttggtggaaaaagtaagaATGGACATTCAGTTGACTAAGGATGGTGGTGCACTTttcggttcggtcacccgaagtctagtcaactatttgacatttcaactgttcggtcgcccgaggcaatTTAACGTGCCTAGTTCGGTCGCCGAAAACCCTTGTGATTTAGCCCTTTAATTCCTAATTTAATTCAGTTGATTCCcatgatattatatgtgatattggggacaatTTTATATGTAATtacaaggacctagggtcttttctaaggtcaaGGCTCTTTGACTAAGCCTAAAAAAATACCGGTGTCGATTGaccgaagtcttgtctaaggtgtctcgatttccaagtgatgtgtagggacctagggtcgttcAAAGACCTTCGAGCTTATTAATTGCTACATGTATAGTGtgcaataattattacaaaccttttgtatattactattacaaactcaaaacgaacataatataaaattacaataagTGAATCTTCTAAGTCTTCTTTTGCTTTAAGACACATGTGCCATTatatgatcttgctaatatgaacctgcacacaaacttgatagatattaaataccgaagtatttatcataatcaaaaccaggtatgacctataaggttaacattctcccccCTTTTTGATATTGAAAAATACATCatacaaaagtgggtatagccttgaaaggctccccctatcaatatgcatagtgagaagttttaaaatttaaagttcaaaaacatttttcaaaaaagtacccaattttgcccgTTCTCCCCcctttggcaacaacaaaaagggctactATAGGGATAAGGCACGTAAGTAGAGCATTGAGCATGAATCATTTATATGCAGGATATGATTGCGaatgtttttagaaattttggcagcatgccgttggaaaatagagcatttttccaaaaatacctgtatataaatgacctgattgagttctaAATtgacaatttatccacaactacaaactcaaacagttcagtatgattaagatggaaaacataaatataactatcaatatGCAAGATATATGATAGCCATGCATTTGCAAAACACTTACAAActcataaagtatgaaatatagcaattaagcacacaaacaatataactagtcattaaaatatttaaacgacatgaaaacaaaattagaccataaatatgcacaaaccattgcacttgaaacatatcataagacccgtgaaagatttgagtttaaagcacatgacaaatgatagcaaatagttggtttgagcacaaacacagtctagctagtttgcatgcattttcatgtgaagttaccgaaccaattatgtaattttaaaatatatatgtatgaaataataAGGCAATATATAAaggatttttttttcatttgaaagaatttcttgctaaataataaaaaattatgtaaatatatatatatatatatatatatgtatgtatgtatgtatataataaatatacatattcTAGTTTATCACACACTAAAATACAACCAAaaaggacaaccatatagatcctaaaaatttatcaatcacatgcaagatcatatgccAAATCAAATGGTTGTGGCAAACCAACacgtttcaaattatgattttcaaaaagaaCATTACATtgaagcacatgccacagtgaattcacaatagatctaagctaaaaaatatttgtgagcaaaacaaaatagaaaaatttatgTTTATATGCTCCCCCTTTCcatttgaattatagcttagatgaaataagctACTTAAACTAATCAAGATTGATTTCACAAAGTATGTCAAGCGTATAAaccattcattttaaatctcttaaaaatacatattgtgacgacctgcttaatttccacatttttttttgcAATACAATAAAGCCCAGTAGATCaaaatccacctggacccgtgggtaccagagatacatcAGAAACAAATCATGGAAGCCtatgcagtaggaaacataaatcataaacacctcattatataccatacatcacaataccggagttactacaatcactatacatatatatacacaatacacaacccaaaagatgttTTAGGGCCATTTTCataaaatacatccgaccctatcaaaacacttacccttctggaagggcaaatCATCCGTACTAGATCAGtagggctttacccgctctcctatcaggggctcctaaaatgtctGTAAAATTTTCGGGTGAGATGCCTCTctgtaagagaaataaactaacaatagtgtgtggcaatattaGCATTTTTgagttatacatataaacataaacataactagtagaactgtatatatatcatttctaggaaaatatgtataatcAAACATGGTAGAAcctaatggtttccatagcataattcatcacatataaataataatacaaaaacaatcctggtaggttagctggctattgtcatgtattacccccacatgattgggttgtgtggcccaaaggcgggacctgacaatggttggccgaccactgccaagtcaaaagtatagtctgtaagtctgatgggtatgccagacctggtccgtacaccaagggcgttcacacacttcttaaaaaccacattgaccatccaatctcacaccactccatacagcggcgttaaaacaattatcatgatcatgatgaccatggacacatagcaacggtaccgtgcaagtgctagcctagaccaagccaaccaagttctgatatcatataacatatactgaaactgtgatacatgaatatttcatatcattaattatcaaatcaatcatatcattttgcatatatacgtatattatgaaaatcatcggcctgtatgccggcaaatcatattcgTAGCACAACcccgtacactggaaaatcatttccatagcttagCTCGTAAactggcaaatcatattcatagcacagcccgtacgctggaaaatcatttccatagctcagcccgtacgtcagcaaattatacacatagctcggcccgtacgccaccAAACATATATAAAATCTTGGCTCGtatgccggtttttcattataaaaatttgtatcattaacacattcccaaaaaacaatattttataacaatttctactcatgccacactaaatagatttttcgtatatttaacataccatcattttcaacaatatttttttaaatataaatcatatacaaatatatttatttccctaaaataaaatgctataatattacacgtacttttcataaaatactagcttaatttatccccttacctgattcttgaaaagcccctaaaagaaATGCTCCTTCACCCGCAAGATTCTTCGTTCAACACCCTGTaaacaacattccctagaactaaagttcaatatttttacgcatactacgctttctacaactttcaaataggcaaatactaagtagaaagccttaccatggatttgggatggtttccaactcagccccaccgacaatccgctctggcagacttgcagaaaactttcccATGAGCGTTGTGGTAGCTTCAGATAGTCGAACCAGCGAAAAtctggcccaaaaacttagagagaaggaggagaaaccgaaggatgagaAAGAAAGAGATTCTGTacaaaaaatgaactgaaaaatcacgtttaaccctatttatactgctggattcatcgacaagccacatcacctcgtcgacgagtcctgtagaaagttcgtcgacgaacttcaacctttgtcgatgaatttcagacttccaaaaatcctctctcggtatcttctcattgatgagaaggAACTTcttcgacgagatcctgaagaaccctcgtcgacgaatcccctttgtttgttgacgaggcctagaaaatttcttgggattatcccatccaaaatgcaacatcgtcgattgcatccttctgttcctgtttccatttccctttcttcttattatttaaataccattattcttcaggttgttacacatatactggtaaagattaatttactcttcTATGCAACCAGTATAGCTATCCCTATGGATTACACATGCATTAGAAAAGATATATcaaggcatgattttgtgttcacaacCATGAATAATccatatttaaatatatagctttaagagctagatatgatgtttagggttcttAGAAAAGTCTCAgtattcaaaaatcaaagcatgatgcatatgagttttTTTATACTCTTTCTTTAGGGATTGAACTACGCTTCTTAAATACCTGATGATTAagtgaggatgaaatttaattttcatttagttttcacttatcctttcaaaaagatttaatgtttattttatcataatcatctttgtacaaggttttactttagAACAATTCTTATCAAAATTCTGGCAGCATGCCGTTTTTAAATCGGAcatttttcccataaaacctgtacttgatagtgttgactttttgaatctaaTCCCTatttttgatgttgacaaagcatatGTATCTTACATGTGCACTAAGCTTATGAACAGGGTTAAATCTTTGCACGTATGGATGGTAAAGATACAGTTAATGCCATAAGGAACTCAATGCTCACGCCGTATGATAGCGTTTGGAGaaacaaaaagaatgaagacctattatcaattgtatttgcattcatttttatattggtctataataatttatattgatctgtaataatctctacatgtcatgcatgtaggtaattgtaagcacAACAataccgtagtttgaccatagggtaCCAAATGTGATTAAGGCATCCTTCAGTCGACCTAAGACCCTAGtacgactctaggtcccaacactcatgcacatatatcatacaaaattcaaGAGTGttaaaattgaattgaattgaacattaTACATAAATTTGAGAGAGCTTGAGCAACCGAACctcaagagttcaaaactccttgggcacctgaactattgagaagtcaacagttgacttaggctgaCGAGCGACCTTTGTGCATACCTTCCACGAGCgtccgaaccctttgaaagggacccctcaccaactcgggctaccgagagATTAAGTTTAAATTAAGCTCGAGCAATTGAATATCTCAATTTCGGCTACCAAACCTATGATTGAGCACCCGAAAATGTTTCGGACTTTAATTCGGGCCACCGAATTGGAACTTGGGCTGCCGAACCTATTTAAAGGCCTTTTATgaatgtgtctgttcgggcgatcgaacctcggttcagccacccgaaccttatcgggttaaaattattttagctGAGGTAAATATGGGTTAATGAGGGTTAATACTTCCTAAAcactttggaacttttctaagaattccgtATGGGTCCTAAACGACTATAATTTCActttggtctataaatatgagttcatttgtgtggattaagtagagattaagaaaaatcattagccaaaactctctcaaactcaaaatcc
This region includes:
- the LOC131148275 gene encoding uncharacterized protein LOC131148275; the protein is MAFNPMVVILKENKLVEPNYIDWKRNLDTVLTVEECKYVLIEHQFMPSAYDIMQNLKEMFGDQNPAGKGTPIRDHVLKMIGLLNELEILGDEIDVETQFDIVLQSLPDSFKYFCMNKLSYSLAELLKELQAA